One window of the Candidatus Rokuibacteriota bacterium genome contains the following:
- a CDS encoding uroporphyrinogen decarboxylase family protein, whose protein sequence is MTKRQRVEAALSRKPVDHPPVAFWRHAPDVDHTAAGLAEAMLAFHRRWDLDLIKIMSSGVYCVEDWGCRVAYTGSPGGAKQCTEHAVRSLDDWARIKPLDPGAGALGRELEALRLIARGRGDDTPVLHTIFSPLTIARKLAGDRLTEDLLADPDAVFRALDAITETVIRYTLTALEAGADGIFFASQTASREVLTVEQYRRFSAPYTRRVLEAIEGASPFTLLHVHGQDILFDEVAALPAHAINWHDRLTAPSLAEAQRRFKGAAVGGLAEWTTLRQGPAAAIAAEVRDAVRQTGGLGLIVAPGCVLPLDTPEAHLDAVVRTVRSPS, encoded by the coding sequence ATGACCAAGCGCCAGCGGGTCGAGGCGGCACTCTCCCGGAAGCCCGTGGATCACCCGCCCGTGGCCTTCTGGCGGCATGCGCCCGACGTGGACCACACGGCGGCCGGCCTCGCCGAGGCCATGCTGGCCTTTCACCGGCGCTGGGATCTCGACCTCATCAAGATCATGTCGAGCGGCGTGTACTGCGTGGAAGACTGGGGATGTCGGGTCGCCTACACCGGCTCCCCCGGCGGCGCCAAGCAGTGTACCGAGCACGCCGTCCGCTCGCTTGACGACTGGGCGCGGATCAAGCCCCTGGACCCCGGCGCGGGAGCGCTGGGGCGCGAGCTGGAGGCGCTCCGACTCATCGCGCGAGGCCGCGGGGACGATACCCCGGTGCTACACACCATCTTCTCGCCGCTCACGATCGCGCGGAAGCTCGCGGGCGACAGGCTCACCGAGGATCTGCTCGCCGATCCTGACGCAGTCTTTCGCGCGCTGGATGCCATCACCGAGACGGTGATCCGCTACACGCTCACCGCGCTCGAGGCAGGAGCCGACGGGATCTTCTTCGCCAGCCAGACCGCGAGCCGCGAGGTCCTCACCGTCGAGCAGTACCGGCGCTTCTCGGCCCCGTACACGCGCCGCGTCCTCGAGGCCATCGAGGGGGCGTCGCCCTTCACGCTGCTCCACGTCCACGGCCAGGACATCCTCTTCGACGAGGTCGCCGCCCTCCCCGCGCATGCCATCAACTGGCACGACCGGCTGACCGCGCCCTCCCTCGCCGAGGCGCAGCGGCGTTTCAAGGGCGCGGCGGTCGGCGGGCTGGCCGAGTGGACCACGCTCAGGCAGGGGCCGGCGGCGGCCATCGCCGCCGAGGTCCGGGATGCCGTCCGCCAGACCGGGGGCCTGGGCCTCATCGTCGCGCCGGGATGCGTCTTGCCGCTGGACACCCCGGAGGCGCATCTCGACGCCGTCGTCAGAACCGTGAGGAGCCCGTCATGA
- a CDS encoding GAF domain-containing protein, translated as MMRQDLRFTVLVAASAAALLALGLGLAAEVGRPYPGFFFAVDYRVFPVEPAARAAGLAFGDRLVAVDGRSPVTLMARVRDPSRPIRYDVERAGRRLTVEIGPRPLAWERVVDRFAVYFLVSAVMLATGVFVFWQNPAARPNRYFLVYMCLWAVSNTAVPEAVLGPAKWGASLVGLVGVLLPVHGWVFFLTYPANPPREAWLARHRVAPRLYAAAIALGILSTSVFGVAYLAAPEWLAEGTLYRVSLGFQVSLAVISFPIKIAALLDTRRRAASPLVNQQTTVLLLGIGLGLGLWNTLMLGPLTHLYAGPVDPQLGSALVLLYPAAIAYATVRYRLFDATVVIRRSVVYTALAGLITGAYALLLAGANALLAQSDLVRSPWFSAGFMFVVVLLFNPLRERVRRAVDRTFFRERLDYVRTLQGLARSMRSLLDLEEITRRLTTTLETSMHARAARLLVGPIEPALAPVFEAVPGALSRYQVAADPRVAGAGAGAATAYAALGAEVVVPLRFQDEVRGLLLLGPKRSEAPYTAEDLALLEAVADQAAVAVANAEAHRRVLDYARELERSLLIRTNLAKFVPQRVRELIEESPEAPSLEKREADVTVLFADITGYTRLSSTLAPEALDALVERYFGAFLDEIVRHGGDVNETAGDGLMVIFHEGDHGRAAVAAARGIHRRARELGAALEGQAGPLAMHIGINTGPALLGATKIEGRAGTRWTYTASGLTTNLAARLAAVAQGGEIVISETTRARLGQEVPVEDLGARALKNVDAPVRLYRVL; from the coding sequence ATGATGCGGCAAGACCTGCGCTTCACCGTCCTCGTGGCCGCGAGCGCCGCGGCCCTTCTCGCGCTGGGCCTCGGGCTGGCGGCGGAGGTCGGCCGCCCGTACCCCGGCTTCTTCTTCGCGGTGGACTATCGCGTCTTTCCCGTCGAGCCGGCAGCGCGCGCGGCCGGCCTGGCCTTCGGCGACCGCCTCGTGGCCGTGGACGGCCGCTCGCCGGTGACGCTGATGGCGCGCGTGCGCGACCCCTCGCGCCCCATCCGATATGACGTCGAGCGAGCGGGCCGCCGGCTCACTGTCGAGATCGGCCCGCGCCCGCTCGCCTGGGAGCGCGTCGTGGACCGCTTCGCCGTCTACTTCCTCGTCTCCGCCGTCATGCTCGCGACCGGCGTGTTCGTCTTCTGGCAGAACCCCGCGGCCCGGCCCAACCGGTACTTCCTCGTGTACATGTGCCTCTGGGCCGTGTCCAACACGGCCGTGCCGGAGGCCGTCCTCGGCCCCGCCAAGTGGGGGGCCTCGCTCGTGGGCCTGGTCGGCGTCCTGCTGCCGGTCCACGGCTGGGTCTTCTTTCTCACCTATCCCGCGAACCCGCCGCGCGAGGCCTGGCTCGCCCGCCACCGTGTGGCGCCACGCCTCTACGCCGCCGCCATCGCCCTGGGCATCCTCTCGACCTCCGTCTTCGGCGTCGCGTACCTGGCGGCGCCGGAGTGGCTCGCCGAGGGCACGCTCTACCGGGTCTCGCTCGGCTTCCAGGTGAGCCTCGCCGTCATCTCGTTCCCCATCAAGATCGCCGCCCTCCTCGACACGCGGCGCCGGGCAGCCTCTCCGCTCGTCAACCAGCAGACCACCGTGCTGCTGCTGGGCATCGGGCTGGGGCTCGGCCTCTGGAACACGCTGATGCTCGGGCCGCTGACCCACCTCTACGCGGGGCCGGTGGACCCGCAGCTCGGCTCGGCCCTGGTCCTCCTCTACCCCGCGGCCATCGCCTATGCCACCGTGCGCTACCGTCTCTTCGACGCCACGGTCGTGATCCGCCGATCGGTGGTCTACACGGCGCTGGCCGGCCTCATCACGGGCGCGTACGCGCTCCTGCTCGCCGGGGCGAACGCGCTGCTCGCCCAGTCCGATCTCGTGCGCTCGCCGTGGTTCTCGGCCGGCTTCATGTTCGTCGTCGTGCTCCTGTTCAATCCGCTGCGGGAGCGTGTGAGGCGCGCCGTGGACCGAACCTTCTTCCGCGAGCGGCTGGACTACGTGCGGACGCTCCAGGGGCTCGCGCGCTCCATGCGCAGCCTCCTGGACCTGGAGGAGATCACCCGCCGGCTGACGACGACCCTCGAGACCTCCATGCACGCGCGCGCCGCGCGGCTTCTCGTGGGGCCGATCGAGCCCGCGCTCGCCCCCGTGTTCGAGGCCGTGCCGGGCGCGCTGTCGCGCTACCAGGTGGCGGCCGACCCGCGCGTGGCCGGCGCGGGCGCGGGCGCGGCCACCGCCTACGCCGCCCTCGGGGCCGAGGTGGTGGTGCCCCTCCGCTTCCAGGACGAGGTGCGCGGCCTGCTGCTCCTCGGGCCCAAGCGCTCGGAGGCGCCCTACACCGCCGAGGACCTGGCGCTGCTCGAGGCCGTCGCCGATCAGGCGGCGGTGGCCGTGGCCAACGCGGAGGCCCACCGCCGCGTGCTCGACTACGCGCGCGAGCTCGAGCGGAGCCTGCTGATCCGCACCAACCTGGCGAAGTTCGTCCCGCAGCGGGTGCGCGAGCTGATCGAGGAGTCGCCCGAGGCGCCGTCCCTCGAGAAGCGGGAGGCCGACGTCACGGTGCTCTTCGCCGACATCACCGGCTACACGCGGCTGTCCTCCACGCTGGCTCCCGAGGCGCTGGACGCACTCGTGGAGCGCTACTTCGGCGCCTTCCTCGACGAGATCGTGAGACACGGCGGGGACGTGAACGAGACGGCGGGCGACGGCCTGATGGTGATCTTCCACGAGGGCGACCACGGCCGGGCCGCGGTGGCCGCCGCCCGGGGGATCCACCGCCGGGCGCGCGAGCTCGGCGCCGCGCTCGAGGGGCAGGCGGGGCCGCTGGCGATGCACATCGGGATCAACACGGGCCCGGCGCTGCTCGGCGCCACGAAGATCGAGGGGCGGGCCGGGACGCGGTGGACCTACACCGCCTCCGGCCTCACGACCAATCTCGCCGCGCGCCTGGCGGCCGTGGCGCAGGGCGGCGAGATCGTCATCAGCGAGACGACGCGGGCGCGGCTGGGCCAGGAGGTGCCGGTGGAGGACCTGGGGGCGCGGGCGCTCAAGAACGTGGACGCCCCCGTCCGCCTCTACCGGGTCCTGTGA
- a CDS encoding acetate--CoA ligase family protein, translating into MTTAPRSVTDPWFEALIAPRAIAVLGASDDPVKIGGRPLAFLLRHGYRGGLFPVNPTRATVQGLPAFPSLDALPSAVDLAIVVVPAERVLETLGAAAAGGVRVAIVFSSGFAEGGEAGRREQARIGELARRTGLRVLGPNCQGFAHLPSRLLATFASSFLDETLHVGPVAMVSQSGAMAGMLYEMARDTSLGFNYWVSTGNEADLQAAEILAEVVEDPETRVALCYLEDVKDAARFREALGRAHRRNVPVFVLKTGRTAEGRRAARSHTGALAGEDAVYDAVFREWGAIRAADPADLLHLPQAFLRYRQAGPRVAILSNSGGLGVLSVDLCADLGLVPAVFTVETTAGLRAALPIFAAPQNPVDLTAQLLSDPGMLMRVLPLLEGDPGVDMIVFQVALFGAASDVARFVGDVAAVAQRTSKVVAVSCPQRHIVERFRQASVLAFDDSTVALRSLACLAHATRQRSRCLARTTAIVGPPPPAPPIPRARASAHGFLSEWESRRLLEPFGLPLVQSALCADPDEAARVAERLGYPVVVKICSRDLPHKSEAGGVALGLTDARAVAEACRRIRACVAERAPGAAVEGFLVQRHAAGSLELALGVKTDPVFGPVVLVAAGGILVEALRDFRLLLPPIDRAAAEEALRGLRVGPLWDGARGSAPLDLPAAADLLVRLGVATQALGGAVAEIDLNPVLVGPRDAGATVLDALVRLTVAPR; encoded by the coding sequence GTGACCACCGCGCCACGCTCCGTCACCGATCCGTGGTTCGAGGCCCTGATCGCCCCGCGGGCCATCGCCGTCCTCGGGGCCTCCGATGACCCCGTCAAGATCGGCGGCCGACCGCTCGCCTTCCTGCTCCGTCACGGCTACCGCGGCGGGCTCTTCCCGGTGAACCCCACGCGCGCCACGGTGCAGGGCCTGCCCGCCTTCCCGAGCCTCGACGCCCTCCCGTCAGCCGTGGACCTCGCCATCGTCGTCGTGCCGGCCGAGCGCGTGCTGGAGACACTCGGGGCGGCGGCCGCCGGGGGCGTGCGGGTCGCCATCGTGTTCAGCAGCGGCTTCGCCGAGGGGGGCGAGGCCGGCCGCCGCGAGCAGGCGCGCATCGGCGAGCTGGCGCGGCGCACGGGCCTGCGCGTGCTCGGACCCAACTGCCAGGGCTTCGCCCATCTGCCCTCGCGTCTGCTTGCCACCTTCGCCTCCTCCTTCCTCGACGAGACGCTCCACGTGGGCCCCGTCGCCATGGTCAGCCAGTCGGGCGCCATGGCGGGCATGCTCTACGAGATGGCGCGCGACACGAGCCTCGGCTTCAACTACTGGGTCAGCACCGGCAACGAGGCCGACCTCCAGGCAGCCGAGATCCTCGCCGAGGTGGTGGAGGACCCGGAAACACGCGTGGCCCTCTGCTACCTCGAGGATGTGAAGGATGCCGCGCGGTTCCGGGAGGCGCTCGGCCGGGCGCATCGCCGAAACGTCCCCGTCTTCGTCCTCAAGACCGGCCGCACCGCCGAGGGCCGCCGGGCCGCCCGCTCTCACACCGGCGCGCTGGCGGGAGAGGATGCCGTGTACGACGCCGTCTTCAGGGAGTGGGGCGCGATCCGCGCCGCCGACCCCGCGGATCTCCTCCACCTGCCCCAGGCCTTCCTGCGCTATCGCCAGGCGGGGCCCCGCGTCGCCATCCTTTCCAACTCCGGCGGGCTCGGCGTGCTCTCGGTGGATCTCTGCGCCGATCTCGGCCTCGTGCCCGCGGTGTTCACCGTGGAGACGACGGCGGGGCTGCGGGCCGCGCTCCCGATCTTCGCCGCGCCCCAGAACCCCGTGGACCTCACGGCCCAGCTCCTGTCCGACCCGGGCATGCTCATGCGCGTGCTGCCACTCCTCGAGGGCGATCCCGGCGTGGACATGATCGTCTTCCAGGTCGCGCTCTTCGGCGCGGCCAGCGACGTGGCCCGCTTCGTCGGCGACGTGGCGGCCGTGGCGCAGCGCACGAGCAAGGTCGTGGCGGTGTCCTGCCCCCAGCGTCACATCGTGGAGCGCTTCCGTCAGGCTAGCGTGCTCGCCTTCGACGATTCGACCGTCGCGCTCCGGTCCCTGGCCTGTCTGGCTCACGCCACGCGGCAGCGCTCACGCTGCCTGGCGCGCACGACCGCCATCGTCGGGCCGCCGCCGCCCGCGCCGCCCATCCCGCGCGCGCGGGCCTCGGCCCATGGCTTCCTCAGCGAGTGGGAGAGCCGCCGCCTGCTCGAGCCCTTCGGGCTGCCGCTGGTCCAGAGCGCCCTCTGCGCCGATCCGGACGAGGCCGCCCGCGTCGCGGAGAGGCTCGGCTACCCGGTCGTCGTCAAGATCTGCTCGCGCGATCTTCCCCACAAGTCCGAGGCGGGCGGCGTGGCGCTCGGACTGACGGACGCGCGGGCGGTCGCCGAGGCCTGTCGCCGCATCCGGGCCTGCGTCGCCGAGCGCGCACCGGGCGCGGCCGTGGAGGGGTTCCTCGTGCAGCGGCATGCGGCCGGGTCGCTCGAGCTGGCCTTGGGGGTCAAGACCGACCCGGTCTTCGGCCCCGTGGTGCTGGTCGCCGCGGGCGGGATCCTCGTGGAGGCGCTCCGTGACTTCCGGCTGCTGCTGCCGCCCATCGACCGGGCGGCGGCCGAAGAGGCACTGCGCGGGCTGCGCGTGGGCCCACTCTGGGACGGGGCGCGCGGGAGCGCGCCGCTCGATCTGCCGGCGGCGGCCGATCTCCTGGTGAGGCTGGGCGTGGCCACGCAGGCTCTCGGCGGAGCGGTCGCCGAGATCGACCTGAATCCGGTGCTCGTGGGCCCCCGGGACGCGGGGGCCACGGTACTCGACGCCCTCGTCCGCCTCACGGTCGCGCCGCGCTGA
- a CDS encoding VacJ family lipoprotein, which translates to MRSRVLAGGRTAAMLFGGLALALGGCGSLSGGIHTDALALAAPPSIGAEATPEESVALVTVPPGAEVEAAVEVEAAVEVEAAVEADAAVEVGAAVMTDATAVEPAAAPDQALAAGESAPAPEAFEIVSIEPLTDEHLSPMILALADAETVAQQAPGSRPSSQPPLEPAIEEYDPWEPFNEAMFTFNRNLDRYALKPAAQAYNFVVPDELQQMIDRGFDNIRVVPRLVNNLLQAKWAGAGREIARFLINSVVGIGGLWDMAKQEWGIEKSNEDFGQTLAVWGSGPGPYLVLPFVPPMTVRDGIGLAVDGALDPLSYFLPFIWDRFAMTAGDIINARSLNLELFEGVEETTVDLYTAVRNAYLQRRARQIKE; encoded by the coding sequence GTGAGATCGAGGGTCCTGGCGGGCGGACGGACGGCGGCGATGCTCTTCGGCGGGCTGGCTCTTGCCCTCGGCGGCTGCGGCAGCCTGTCGGGAGGGATCCACACTGATGCGCTCGCGCTCGCTGCGCCGCCATCCATCGGGGCAGAGGCGACCCCGGAGGAGAGCGTCGCCTTGGTGACTGTCCCGCCGGGGGCGGAGGTCGAGGCGGCGGTGGAGGTCGAGGCGGCGGTGGAGGTCGAGGCGGCGGTGGAGGCCGACGCGGCGGTGGAGGTCGGGGCGGCGGTGATGACCGACGCGACGGCCGTCGAGCCCGCAGCTGCGCCGGATCAGGCTCTGGCCGCCGGCGAGAGCGCCCCCGCGCCGGAGGCCTTCGAGATCGTGAGCATCGAGCCGCTCACCGACGAGCACCTCTCGCCGATGATCCTGGCTCTGGCCGACGCCGAGACCGTCGCCCAGCAGGCTCCGGGCAGCCGCCCCTCGTCGCAACCGCCGCTGGAGCCCGCCATCGAGGAGTACGACCCGTGGGAGCCCTTCAACGAGGCGATGTTCACCTTCAACCGGAACCTGGACCGGTACGCCCTCAAGCCCGCGGCGCAGGCCTACAACTTCGTCGTGCCGGACGAGCTGCAGCAGATGATCGACCGCGGCTTCGACAACATCCGCGTGGTGCCGCGCCTGGTGAATAACCTCCTGCAGGCCAAGTGGGCGGGAGCCGGCCGCGAGATCGCCCGCTTCCTCATCAACTCCGTCGTCGGGATCGGCGGCCTCTGGGACATGGCCAAGCAGGAGTGGGGCATCGAGAAGAGCAACGAGGACTTCGGCCAGACTCTCGCCGTCTGGGGCTCGGGGCCGGGGCCCTATCTGGTGCTGCCGTTCGTGCCGCCCATGACGGTCCGCGACGGGATCGGCCTGGCCGTGGACGGCGCGCTGGATCCCCTGAGCTACTTCCTGCCCTTCATCTGGGATCGCTTCGCCATGACGGCGGGCGACATCATCAACGCGCGCTCGCTCAATCTGGAGCTCTTCGAGGGCGTGGAGGAGACCACGGTGGACCTCTACACCGCGGTCCGCAACGCCTACCTGCAGCGGCGCGCCCGCCAGATCAAGGAGTAG
- a CDS encoding NYN domain-containing protein — protein MRWLVDGYNVIRRSPALASREKESLASGRAALCHLLAGAAGTSGDQFTVVFDGAGAGGATSGGMGVRVVFSSARETADRVLARMAAGGGAVVSNDREVRSAAARAGAVAITADDFLERIGRLRAPSAAPRADRPEEKDEDDDRPPAEKKGNPRRAPKKARAAARALGRLGGRG, from the coding sequence ATGCGCTGGCTGGTGGACGGCTACAACGTGATCCGGCGCTCCCCGGCACTGGCCTCGCGGGAGAAGGAAAGCCTGGCCTCCGGGCGGGCGGCTCTCTGCCACCTCCTGGCCGGAGCCGCCGGCACCTCGGGCGATCAGTTCACGGTGGTCTTCGACGGGGCGGGGGCGGGCGGGGCCACGTCAGGTGGGATGGGGGTGCGCGTGGTCTTCTCCAGCGCGCGGGAGACGGCCGACCGCGTGCTGGCCCGCATGGCGGCCGGCGGGGGCGCTGTCGTGTCCAACGACCGCGAGGTGAGGAGCGCGGCCGCTCGCGCGGGCGCCGTCGCCATCACCGCCGACGACTTCCTCGAGAGGATCGGGCGCCTGCGCGCCCCGTCGGCGGCGCCACGGGCGGACCGGCCCGAGGAGAAGGACGAGGACGACGACCGCCCGCCGGCGGAGAAGAAGGGCAATCCCCGGCGGGCGCCCAAGAAGGCCCGCGCCGCCGCGCGGGCGCTCGGCCGGTTGGGCGGGCGGGGCTGA